The Nostoc sp. 'Lobaria pulmonaria (5183) cyanobiont' genome window below encodes:
- a CDS encoding amidohydrolase family protein has protein sequence MTIALDGAQKTRSAQIREKLGYPIIDTDVHTQEFEPAVLDYLEQVGGTALVERFKENLPGSSRFKWYKQTWEERFAYRSNRPNWWGRPTKNTLNLATISLPKLLHERLQEAGTDFAVVYPNLATMAPNIGNEEMRRAVCRAVNTYHADIFRPYSDRLTPIAAIPLHTPEEGIEELEYAVNVLGLKAIQIPGYVRRPIPAFEKYGKEVANEVVWIDNFGLDSQYDYDPFWAKCVELKVVPTTHASSQGWTTQRSVTNAQYNHINHFAFAAEALCKSLFFGGVTCRFPQLKFAFLEGGSAWGASLYADIIWHWETRNKQHLLSNNNPAIIDKEALVELYTRYGGELVDGRLDQIGDGLGFHHQLLAPEDPGELDEFELAGIDQPEDVRDRFLNHFYFGTESDDTRVSQAFNRAANPFGDRVKAFLGSDSGHWDVPDITAVTANAYSMAEHEIITEEDLRYFLSIHPLELYTSLNQDFFKGTGVEKAANEYLAGE, from the coding sequence ATGACGATCGCTCTAGACGGCGCACAAAAAACCAGGTCTGCTCAAATTCGAGAAAAACTTGGTTATCCAATCATTGACACCGATGTACATACCCAAGAATTTGAACCAGCAGTTTTGGATTATTTAGAGCAAGTTGGTGGAACTGCACTTGTCGAACGTTTCAAAGAAAATTTACCAGGATCTTCCCGCTTTAAGTGGTATAAACAAACTTGGGAAGAACGTTTTGCTTATCGCAGCAATCGCCCTAACTGGTGGGGTCGTCCCACAAAAAATACTTTGAATTTGGCTACCATTAGCTTACCCAAGTTGCTGCATGAGCGCTTGCAAGAAGCAGGTACAGACTTTGCCGTTGTGTACCCCAACTTGGCAACGATGGCCCCGAATATCGGCAACGAAGAAATGCGACGGGCTGTTTGTCGGGCAGTTAACACCTACCATGCTGACATTTTCCGCCCTTATAGCGATCGCTTAACACCCATCGCCGCCATTCCCCTGCACACTCCCGAAGAAGGGATTGAAGAGTTGGAATATGCGGTGAATGTTCTGGGACTCAAAGCAATTCAAATTCCTGGTTACGTCCGTCGGCCAATTCCTGCCTTTGAAAAGTATGGCAAAGAAGTGGCTAACGAAGTGGTTTGGATTGATAACTTTGGTTTAGACAGCCAGTATGATTACGATCCATTCTGGGCTAAGTGCGTAGAACTGAAAGTTGTACCCACAACTCATGCATCTAGCCAAGGTTGGACAACTCAGCGTTCTGTCACCAACGCCCAGTATAATCACATTAATCACTTTGCCTTTGCAGCAGAAGCATTATGCAAATCGTTGTTTTTTGGTGGTGTAACTTGTCGCTTCCCACAATTAAAGTTTGCCTTCTTAGAAGGTGGTTCAGCTTGGGGTGCTAGTCTATACGCTGATATTATTTGGCACTGGGAAACCCGCAACAAACAACATTTGTTGTCAAATAACAATCCTGCGATTATCGATAAGGAAGCACTAGTAGAGTTGTACACCCGCTACGGTGGCGAACTTGTAGATGGACGCTTAGATCAAATTGGGGACGGTTTAGGATTCCACCATCAACTATTAGCCCCAGAAGATCCAGGCGAACTCGACGAATTTGAACTAGCAGGAATTGATCAGCCAGAAGATGTGCGCGATCGCTTCTTGAATCATTTCTACTTCGGTACAGAATCAGACGATACCCGTGTCAGCCAAGCATTTAACCGTGCAGCTAATCCCTTTGGCGATAGAGTTAAAGCCTTCTTGGGTTCTGATTCTGGTCACTGGGATGTGCCAGATATTACCGCCGTTACTGCCAACGCCTACTCAATGGCAGAACACGAAATCATTACCGAAGAAGACCTCCGCTACTTCCTCTCAATCCATCCTTTGGAGTTGTACACCAGTCTCAATCAAGACTTCTTCAAAGGTACAGGTGTTGAGAAAGCCGCAAACGAATATCTGGCTGGGGAATAG
- a CDS encoding iron uptake porin, giving the protein MSNFRWNYRSIVFLISLLNILAILIFHPAKSQAELPKSDVSTTEVEENKAPEAVVNQTVDTSIAPVTRKKAPNELQDRVTPVLQLLQVAPPTNKNPKNAAGQTTSVSQLSDIKPTDWAFQALQSLVERYGVIAGYTDGTFKGDRSLTRYEFAAGLNAALDRLNELIATSTTDLVKREDLDIIKKLQEQFSPELAQLRGRLDSLEVRNAKLESTQFTTTTKLIGRSQIVLSDLIAGNNVVRKTPAPHNPTLQGSTSLRLNTSFNGKDSLGITIGGGNIESLGQAPPTPLNPTGGLLGTYEGRSADNSSITFPRNTIIVSGIRYRFLPFPNTQVNIYPLSDGASEIGLSGPVNPYFESSSVTGANGISRFSRRSLVYNYGDSGPGIAILQGLGKQLQFGIAYSAPNGGNPTTNNGLFTGRYLALAQLIYYSGNRNFRVAATYVNTYSPPNTIGFSGTNFGPAVGSNLVNSTVPGVATLGNLYGLQAFYQVNSKLAINAWVSYGVHRYLGRGDAEAMDWAVGLAFPDLFSEGALGGILVGMEPKLTSLSNNVNLGKGLGQADRDTSLHVEAFYQYKIGDHIEVTPGLIWITAPDSDASNPDSLFAWVRTVFRF; this is encoded by the coding sequence ATGTCGAATTTTCGTTGGAATTATAGATCCATAGTGTTCCTGATTTCGTTGCTAAATATTCTAGCTATCCTGATTTTTCATCCAGCCAAAAGTCAGGCTGAACTACCTAAATCTGATGTATCTACGACTGAAGTAGAAGAGAACAAAGCTCCAGAAGCAGTTGTCAATCAAACAGTAGACACTTCAATTGCACCAGTTACTCGTAAAAAAGCTCCAAACGAGCTTCAAGATCGAGTGACACCTGTCTTGCAATTGTTGCAAGTTGCACCGCCAACTAACAAAAATCCAAAGAATGCAGCAGGGCAAACAACATCCGTCTCGCAATTATCAGATATTAAGCCGACAGATTGGGCATTTCAAGCATTACAGTCTCTAGTTGAGCGCTACGGTGTAATTGCAGGATATACAGATGGTACATTTAAAGGCGATCGCTCCCTAACGCGCTATGAATTTGCAGCTGGGTTGAATGCAGCTTTAGATCGCCTCAATGAACTAATAGCGACTTCGACAACAGATTTAGTCAAACGCGAAGACTTGGATATCATCAAAAAACTACAAGAACAATTTTCTCCAGAACTCGCTCAACTTCGGGGACGCTTAGATAGCTTGGAAGTACGAAATGCGAAGTTAGAATCAACTCAGTTTACGACCACAACCAAACTTATAGGTCGATCTCAGATTGTTCTTAGCGATCTTATAGCAGGCAATAACGTCGTCAGAAAGACACCAGCACCTCACAATCCCACACTTCAAGGCTCAACTTCTTTACGGTTAAACACCAGTTTTAATGGTAAAGATTCACTAGGGATAACAATAGGAGGTGGAAATATTGAATCATTGGGACAAGCACCACCTACTCCGCTAAATCCAACAGGTGGATTATTGGGAACTTATGAGGGGAGAAGTGCTGATAACTCCAGTATTACTTTTCCACGCAATACTATTATTGTTAGTGGTATTCGCTATCGGTTTCTACCTTTTCCAAATACCCAAGTCAACATTTATCCCTTGTCTGACGGAGCTAGTGAGATAGGTCTTTCTGGTCCGGTTAACCCATATTTTGAATCGTCTTCTGTGACTGGTGCTAATGGGATTTCACGATTTTCACGGCGGTCTTTGGTCTATAACTATGGAGATAGCGGCCCCGGAATTGCCATACTCCAGGGATTAGGCAAACAACTTCAATTCGGGATAGCGTACAGCGCACCAAACGGTGGTAATCCCACAACTAATAACGGCTTATTTACAGGCAGATATTTAGCTTTAGCACAGTTAATATACTACTCCGGTAATAGGAATTTTCGGGTAGCTGCAACTTACGTTAATACCTATAGCCCACCAAATACCATAGGTTTTAGCGGAACAAATTTCGGCCCAGCAGTCGGGAGTAACCTGGTAAACAGCACTGTGCCTGGAGTAGCAACTCTAGGCAACCTTTATGGACTACAGGCGTTCTATCAAGTTAATTCCAAGTTGGCAATCAATGCGTGGGTAAGTTATGGGGTACACCGTTATTTGGGGCGCGGAGATGCTGAAGCTATGGATTGGGCCGTAGGACTTGCATTCCCGGATCTTTTTAGTGAAGGTGCTCTAGGGGGGATTTTAGTTGGTATGGAGCCAAAACTCACCAGTCTTAGTAATAATGTAAATTTGGGAAAAGGTCTAGGACAAGCGGACAGAGATACTTCTCTGCACGTTGAGGCATTCTACCAATATAAAATCGGAGATCATATTGAGGTTACGCCAGGTTTGATCTGGATTACTGCACCTGATTCGGATGCCAGCAATCCCGATAGTTTATTTGCTTGGGTTCGTACTGTCTTTAGGTTTTAA
- a CDS encoding amidohydrolase family protein yields MTIALDRPQKTKSAQIREKLGYPIIDTDVHTQEFPPAFLDYLEQVAGTAIAQRFQEHLPGASRSKWFNQSWEERRANRTARPPFWTRPTNDALNLATVSLPKLLHERLQEAGTDFAVVYPNLATMAPHIGNEEMRRAVCRAANTYHADIFRPYSDRLTPIAAIPMNTPEEAIAELEYAVKVLGLKAIQIPGHIRRPIPAFEKYGEEVANEAIWIDTFGLDSKYDYDPFWAKCVELKVVPTTHSSGMGWINRRSISNYQYNHIGHFASAAEALCKSLFFGGVTHRFPTLKFAFLEGGAAWGASLYTDLIWHWDTRNKAHLVENNNPANVNYEELLEFYTRYGDELIQGRLDQLGSGLGFHADLISPLEPGDLDEFAVAGVTKPEDIRDRFLNHFYFGTESDDTRVAQAFNRKANPYGDRVKAFLGSDSGHWDVPDITAIAANTYSMVERKIISEEDLQYFLSIHPLELYTSLNRDFFKGTAVEKTADEFLAGKGIRG; encoded by the coding sequence ATGACTATTGCACTAGACCGTCCACAAAAAACTAAGTCTGCTCAAATTCGGGAAAAACTGGGTTATCCGATTATTGATACCGATGTACATACCCAAGAGTTTCCCCCAGCATTCTTGGACTATTTAGAGCAAGTTGCTGGAACTGCGATTGCACAACGTTTTCAAGAACACTTACCCGGTGCATCTCGCTCTAAATGGTTCAACCAATCTTGGGAAGAACGCCGCGCTAACCGCACCGCCCGCCCTCCCTTCTGGACTCGTCCCACTAACGATGCTTTAAATTTAGCTACAGTTAGTTTGCCAAAGTTGCTACATGAACGCTTGCAAGAAGCCGGTACAGACTTTGCCGTTGTGTACCCCAACTTGGCAACTATGGCACCGCACATTGGCAATGAAGAAATGCGGCGGGCTGTTTGCCGTGCAGCTAATACTTATCACGCTGATATTTTCCGTCCTTATAGCGATCGCTTAACACCCATTGCTGCCATTCCAATGAATACGCCCGAAGAGGCGATCGCAGAATTGGAATATGCGGTGAAAGTGCTGGGACTCAAAGCAATTCAAATCCCCGGCCATATTCGCCGTCCGATTCCCGCTTTCGAGAAGTATGGCGAAGAAGTAGCCAACGAAGCCATCTGGATTGACACCTTTGGCTTGGATAGCAAATATGATTATGATCCCTTCTGGGCGAAGTGCGTAGAACTGAAAGTTGTACCCACCACCCACTCTTCCGGTATGGGTTGGATCAATCGGCGTTCCATTAGCAATTACCAATACAACCATATTGGTCACTTTGCATCGGCTGCGGAAGCACTATGTAAATCTCTGTTCTTTGGTGGTGTAACTCACCGCTTCCCCACACTCAAGTTTGCCTTTTTAGAAGGAGGTGCAGCTTGGGGTGCTAGCTTGTACACCGATTTGATTTGGCACTGGGATACCCGCAATAAAGCTCATTTGGTGGAAAATAACAATCCTGCCAATGTTAATTATGAAGAACTGCTAGAATTCTATACCCGCTATGGTGATGAATTAATACAGGGTCGTTTGGATCAGCTAGGTAGCGGTCTAGGTTTCCACGCTGACTTAATATCTCCCTTAGAGCCAGGTGATTTGGATGAATTTGCCGTAGCAGGAGTAACGAAGCCAGAGGATATTCGCGATCGCTTTTTGAATCACTTCTATTTCGGGACAGAATCAGATGATACCCGTGTAGCTCAAGCCTTTAACCGTAAAGCTAATCCTTATGGCGACCGTGTTAAAGCATTCTTAGGTTCCGATTCTGGTCACTGGGACGTACCTGATATTACTGCGATCGCAGCTAATACCTATTCAATGGTAGAACGCAAGATTATCAGTGAAGAAGATTTGCAATATTTCCTGTCAATTCATCCCTTGGAGTTATACACCAGCCTGAATCGTGACTTCTTCAAAGGTACGGCTGTCGAGAAAACAGCAGATGAATTTTTGGCTGGGAAAGGGATTAGGGGCTAG
- a CDS encoding 4Fe-4S dicluster domain-containing protein — translation MIELVSESRCIECNICVNICPTNVFDRVPNAPPTIARQSDCQTCYMCELYCPVDALYVAPESDVTTSVNEAELAEVGLLGSYRENIGWGHKRTSTAKADQTFQILKQMK, via the coding sequence GTGATTGAGTTGGTCAGCGAGTCGCGGTGCATAGAATGTAATATCTGCGTGAATATTTGTCCAACCAACGTGTTTGACAGAGTACCTAATGCGCCGCCAACGATTGCCCGACAGAGTGACTGTCAAACCTGTTATATGTGCGAATTGTATTGTCCAGTTGATGCTCTTTATGTTGCACCAGAAAGTGATGTGACGACTTCAGTCAACGAAGCAGAATTGGCAGAAGTTGGGCTACTGGGTAGTTATCGGGAAAACATCGGTTGGGGACATAAACGCACCTCAACAGCAAAAGCCGATCAAACATTCCAAATTCTCAAGCAGATGAAATAG
- a CDS encoding ABC transporter substrate-binding protein, with protein MLSLPVRTDSIGKNKFTSRLSTSVACLLLLLTTACNQGGTKSAQSIEAVDVNNAVAASNNISTLRIGYVGSSEPTGSLGWAKKKGILERELQKVGFQNITFARFPNGPDLNEALVAGQLDVGSLGDTPAIVLKARGQETRLLRISQFNTTAWLVAKKNGPRSLAELKGQKIATQKGSYMHRYLLGLLAEAKIAKDVKVVHLMTTEAKAALERGDVAAYATSSDLGPFLKSQGFPVIDSSANHKGLSGTSLVVATESFLAKQPDFPQKFNAILTEAAKDLKANSEEYYQYHAQTTKYPIDIIKVSFPLKQVLEEPLPADGVKLLEGTKKFLVSQGLAKSDFKLTDWVVNKQQR; from the coding sequence ATGCTGTCGTTACCAGTACGAACAGATTCTATCGGTAAAAATAAATTTACTTCCAGATTATCAACTTCGGTGGCTTGTCTCCTACTGCTACTAACTACAGCATGTAACCAAGGCGGAACTAAATCTGCTCAATCCATTGAGGCTGTTGATGTCAATAACGCTGTCGCTGCATCTAATAACATTTCTACCCTCCGAATAGGTTATGTAGGTAGTTCAGAACCTACAGGATCACTTGGTTGGGCAAAGAAAAAGGGAATATTAGAACGTGAGTTGCAAAAAGTGGGATTCCAAAACATTACTTTTGCAAGATTTCCTAACGGGCCGGATCTAAATGAGGCGCTTGTCGCAGGTCAATTAGATGTTGGTTCTTTAGGTGATACACCAGCCATAGTTCTGAAAGCTAGAGGTCAGGAAACCCGACTGTTACGGATTAGCCAATTTAATACAACCGCCTGGTTAGTGGCGAAAAAGAATGGACCGCGATCGCTGGCTGAACTTAAAGGTCAAAAAATAGCTACCCAAAAAGGTTCTTATATGCATCGATACCTGCTGGGTCTGTTAGCTGAAGCTAAAATTGCCAAAGATGTAAAAGTTGTCCACTTGATGACTACTGAGGCAAAAGCGGCTTTAGAACGTGGTGATGTAGCAGCTTATGCAACTTCAAGCGATTTGGGGCCTTTTCTGAAATCGCAAGGGTTTCCAGTGATTGATTCTTCTGCAAATCATAAAGGTCTTTCCGGGACATCATTAGTTGTCGCAACTGAAAGCTTTCTGGCAAAACAGCCTGATTTTCCCCAGAAATTTAATGCAATTCTCACAGAAGCAGCCAAGGATTTAAAAGCTAATTCTGAAGAATATTATCAGTATCATGCTCAAACTACTAAATATCCCATCGATATTATCAAAGTATCGTTCCCACTAAAACAGGTATTAGAAGAACCATTACCAGCAGATGGTGTGAAACTTTTAGAGGGAACAAAGAAATTTTTAGTCTCGCAGGGTTTAGCAAAGTCGGACTTTAAATTAACAGATTGGGTTGTGAACAAACAACAGCGTTAA
- a CDS encoding FAD-dependent oxidoreductase translates to MLKTLTNDFELDLEADVLVIGGGPAGTWAAWSAASNGAKAILVDKGYCGTTGCAAASGNGVWYVPPDPEARETAKASRESLGGFLADRNWMDRVLDQTYANVNQLAEWGYPFPTDDEGKPYRRSLQGPEYMRLMRRQIQRAGVKILDNSPALELLVDDDGAVAGATGVNRQTGEKWIVRSQSTIIATGGCAFLSKALGCNVLTGDGYLMAAEAGAEMSGMEFSNAYGISPAFSSVTKTLFYNWATFTYEDGTVIPGASSHRRSVIAETLLQQPVYAIIDKAAESMRPSMRLAQPNFFLPFDRAGIDPFTQRFPVTLRLEGTVRGTGGIRIVDESCTSSVRGLYAAGDAATRELICGGFTGGGSHNAAWAISSGYWSGKSAAEYSRILGEHKTQRRVKGVGEVGLQRESDRSQMATDEIIQAVQAEVFPYQKNYFRTEKGLTESLGKLNHLWQELRSSQVTSDKELIRAREAAAMVATARWMYSSAIERKETRGMHRHLDYPEQDANQQHYLISGGLDKVWVKTQTLQSTEKSLSKIGAAV, encoded by the coding sequence ATGCTAAAGACGTTAACAAACGATTTTGAACTCGACTTAGAAGCAGATGTGCTTGTAATTGGAGGTGGGCCAGCTGGAACTTGGGCGGCATGGAGTGCTGCATCAAATGGAGCTAAGGCGATCCTTGTAGATAAAGGGTATTGCGGCACAACTGGATGCGCTGCTGCCTCTGGAAATGGTGTGTGGTATGTGCCACCCGATCCAGAAGCACGGGAAACAGCAAAGGCGAGTCGGGAATCGTTGGGTGGGTTTTTAGCCGATCGCAACTGGATGGATCGGGTACTGGATCAGACCTATGCAAACGTCAATCAGTTAGCAGAGTGGGGTTATCCCTTCCCTACCGACGATGAAGGCAAACCCTATCGGCGATCGCTGCAAGGGCCGGAATACATGCGGCTGATGCGGCGGCAAATTCAACGGGCAGGAGTCAAGATTTTAGATAACAGCCCCGCCTTAGAACTACTGGTTGATGACGATGGTGCTGTTGCTGGTGCAACAGGTGTGAACCGTCAGACTGGCGAGAAATGGATAGTGCGATCGCAGTCCACAATTATTGCAACTGGTGGCTGTGCATTCTTGAGTAAAGCGTTAGGATGCAACGTCCTGACAGGGGATGGTTATCTGATGGCGGCTGAAGCAGGTGCTGAGATGTCGGGTATGGAATTTTCCAATGCTTATGGCATCTCCCCCGCCTTTTCTTCAGTCACCAAAACCCTGTTTTATAATTGGGCAACTTTTACCTACGAAGACGGTACTGTAATTCCGGGGGCAAGTTCTCATAGACGTTCAGTAATTGCCGAGACATTACTGCAACAGCCAGTTTACGCCATCATAGACAAAGCGGCAGAATCGATGCGGCCATCTATGCGTTTAGCACAGCCTAATTTCTTTTTACCCTTTGACCGTGCAGGTATCGATCCATTTACCCAACGTTTCCCTGTGACTCTGCGCCTAGAGGGAACTGTGCGCGGTACAGGAGGAATTCGGATTGTAGATGAGAGTTGTACCAGTTCAGTACGGGGACTCTATGCGGCTGGAGATGCGGCTACACGGGAACTGATTTGTGGTGGATTTACTGGTGGTGGTAGTCACAATGCAGCTTGGGCAATATCTTCTGGCTATTGGTCGGGGAAATCGGCTGCTGAATATAGCCGCATTTTGGGGGAACACAAAACTCAACGACGAGTTAAGGGTGTTGGAGAGGTAGGATTACAGCGTGAGAGCGATCGCTCTCAAATGGCAACTGATGAAATTATTCAAGCAGTCCAAGCCGAAGTATTTCCCTACCAAAAGAACTATTTCCGTACAGAAAAAGGCTTAACCGAGTCTTTGGGTAAGCTAAATCATCTTTGGCAAGAACTTCGCAGTAGCCAGGTAACATCAGATAAAGAGCTAATCCGGGCGCGAGAAGCTGCGGCGATGGTAGCTACGGCGCGATGGATGTACAGCAGTGCCATTGAACGTAAAGAAACTCGTGGGATGCACAGACATCTAGATTATCCAGAACAAGATGCTAACCAGCAACATTACCTGATTAGTGGCGGATTAGATAAAGTCTGGGTGAAAACTCAGACTTTACAAAGTACTGAAAAATCTTTATCTAAAATAGGAGCAGCAGTGTGA